The DNA region ATCCCACACATTTTAGTTGAATAATATTATTAagttaatttgattaatttcatTGAACCGAGATATTGCAGCTGTACAAACGGGTGTTGCGGGAAAAGTGAAATGTCATGAGTTAATTCTAGAGAAATGTTATTTAGTTTCACTATTTTATTGGAACCAACTACCAAGTTATGTAATGCTGTTGGTTGGAAAGTGATTAAAATGTTTTATTGATAAAAGAGTAGAGAGAAATGTTTCTTATTCTCAATTCTAAATTATGATATTAACTGTTATAATTTAAATCTATgtatacatttttttttgggtttgacCACACAGGTATACTGAATCTGCCTTCGGCAGAATTCGACTAATCCTGCTCGTCTGAGTTTGCAGATCAGCTTCGCGCTGAATCTGCCTTCGGCAGAATTCGACTAATCCTGCTCGTCTGAGTTTGCAGATCAGCTTCGCGCTGCCAACTGCGCCACAACCTCTTTTGTTAAATCTATGTATTCTTATTAAATATActaaccatccaaatttcaaaattttaagaaAGAAGCATAAGGCCGCCCGCAACGCGTCAGGCGGGTGGCCCGTATCCCGTCACTCAGGGACgggacggcggcgtgacgcgttgccgCGCCCCGTCTCGAACCCAGCCCATCACCCGTCCCGATCTGCCGTGACGAAACGCGAGACGGCTTGCCACGCGCcaaggcgacgtggcgcgctcccaggccatgcgtgacgtcCACTCGTCGTCCCGCGAGTGGgtatcgtcacgctgacgcaataattcattttttaaaaaaaatttgaattaaataaaaaaattaaaataaaaaatgtgaaacggtaatattaccgttaatagccgttttcctttgttttttactctataaatactcctaattcatcatcatttcacacacaactacacatctattcttcccaaatcatctccatttcctctccaattttcatctaacatctcatcacaaaatgtccgacgacggaaactccggcggtggcggctccggcgggtgggatctcaacgcgttcggcgactgggggagcatgtacaacacattgggtggttccggttcgtcgacgccgggcacccagggttcgtcgacgccggggggtaccaaccacccaattttgatgttgatgcatacgcgCGTCCCTCCGCCTCGCGGTATTCGCAGagattatcccagattcaggAGGATTATCGGTTCAACCCattccggaagaaggccgaggcgggagAGGAGGCCGAGGGGGAAGCTACAGGGTGGAGGCCGAGGCGAGGGAAGCTCCAGGGTGGAGGccgaggcggacgaggaggaggaggatctaggccgatATCCGTgaggccccaaagaaacgctggcggtgtacaacgtctggatcagcgtctcgtacgatccgaatcaacaaccccggaagtgcttctgggaaaaggtcaccaaGGCCtacctaccacgagattaaaccgaaaaagacccgccgccgcacatataagatgctcaacactcactttgaccgagtcgacagagaggtcaaacgattctgcgccatccacaagaatgaagcggctcattaccaaagcggagccacgggagccgacattctgaggtcggctttgcgggtctacttcgacaacaccggcaaacaattcaaatatgttgatgtttgggaggtcgtcaaggacgaggaaaggtgggccgacggtgtgcggtccagcacgggctcgacgtcgaagcgcacgaagcacacggcgagtggccaatacttgtctggtgagggcggttagggcagcgggccacaagagtttgcctcgcaggaggttgagaccCCGAAAGACGATGCCGGAAgatcctcccgtgggcgccgtcagccgcaagggagaaatgcggcgaaggcggctagagggaggaggggcaaAGCCGAATCAAggcaggcgggctcgggctcgggctctggctcggggggaccccccaactcccttatggccatgtacatgaccaccataatggcggacacttcccgctttacgccCACCCAATACCAAGTATGGCTTAACGGAGTTGCGTTTATGGCGacacaacttggcattccgcctcctcacggcttcagtgcacctcaaCCGCCTCcaggggatgattcgccggcggagtagttttttttattttctgtaaaattgtattttaaattatgtcatttttattttttttaagattttaattatgtctttttttttaattttaagttgtattttttttatgttgtaattttattttatttttaatgaagtgtgttttttaattgaatttggttggaaataaaaataaaaaatgaaattgaacgaatagtaatttaagggacggttaagagacggaggatTGCAGGTtacgtcccttagttaagggatggagtaaaaaagtacattggggcccgcaaatagtaatttaagggacggttaagggatgatttagtgacagcgttgtggatagCCTAATTGCGAAAAAAAGTTCGATGGTTTAATTAATAAACGTGTGCCTCCTTTATGGTGTAgtattatgtactccctccgtttctccatatttgagtcatttttccattttggaaagttttctcaaagttgagtcatttctctatatagtaatttttttctctttattactttattctctctactttattcaatttctactttattttctctactttttttctctcttacttttttatctatttgttTAACACGTTCAACAtctctttcttaaactccgtgccgaaaagctttgcctcaactatgaagaaacggagggagtagtaactcATCTCATGTGAGCATtttctaaaaattgaaaatttaaatgtttttttatatataaaaaataataagcgTATAAGTAGTAgtgttattatttttataaattactcCCTTAAGAAGGAGtacgtatttttttttattttgctatGTTCACAAAAATGgcttataaaattgaaaaaatatcgATAATATAGcttgtttttttatattaacaATGTTTATAGAATAATTTATAAACATAGTCAGTATCAAGTAATTTTCAGGAATTTGCATGTTTGTTTAAATCATATGCACAAGGAAAGTTATATTTCTACGTCTAAcgactactccctccgtccgccattaggagtccggatggcacggattttaagaaatattaaaaaaagtggatggaaaaaagTGGAATTGAGattccacttgtatatattaattttaaatgaaatgtgagtgaaatgagttagtggaaggtgagaccctattaccatttatggtaaaagtgaaccgggactcctattcgcggacggactaaaatgaaaaaacgggactcctattcgcggacagaggaAGTATTTTTCAGTTAGTCGAAAAAATtagtggtttttttttattttttgtccaATCACTATTTCTCTGAATCTTTATCATACTACTAACATTAATAGAAATAAATTTGTACTATTAAAAATTGATGTTGATTATACAAAAAGTATTCTCACAAGTGAGAGTATATCCCCAATAACAAAACCGGCACGTTTATGATGCTGAAAAATTCGACAGAAAAATCGGCGGCCTTCCAAGTGTTGTGACTGAGAAGATGCGACATTTTTCCCGGTCCGCTACAGCCAGTGCCACCGCGACACGTATCCACCTTCCCGCCGGTTCCGTCTCTAAAATGCGCCTGCTCACATCACCTACCTAACCTGCGCCTTATtcaaatactactccatatcatTTACATCTCTCTTTCTAATTCAAAGCAAACACTCCCTTGGCGTGCAATTTCAGGTATGCGGACTCTCCTTTTCCGACTACTATGCCTATTTGATTCGTTTGCTTCTACGTAATCTGTGTATATATGCAAACGATGAATGCAAATCTGTGTCCAGAACTGAGATCAGCTGTGTGTTAATGTTATTGTCGATGTGAATGAGTAATGAATCCATCCTGTGCTGAGTGTGTGCTGCTGCAATTGAATTTTCTGGTTGATGTCTGGTTTTCGGTATTGCTGTTTGTAGATTCGTAGTTTGGTAGAGATCGGAAGGTTTCTGCGTTTtttatttggttgatttttcgGCGGTATTGGTGATCGATGTAGATAGTTACATGTGTGATTATTATTATACTTCTGCCGATTGtagattgtttgtttttttatagtatttgtTTTACTTTATACTGCATTTTCAGTGATTGAATGATGCTGGAGCTTCTTAAAATGGTGTTTTACCGTGTATGTTTTGCTTGAAGGCATACAATAGTAACAATACCACTGCTTTTTTGTTGTAGTTAGTGACTGTTATTATTGATATTGTTTTCTAGCTATAGTAATCTTATCATGGTTGTGATCTCATGATTAGGGGAAAGAGTTGATGAAGATTAAACTGCTGCTTTTTTCATCTCTTCTGTTGACCAGCATAAGCAGTGGGTGTGCTGGTCTAACCAGTGCCTTTATCCGTAATGAGTGGCCATCTGTCGATATTCCTCTCAACAATGAAGTTTTTGCAGTTCCCAAAGGTTACAATGCTCCACATCAAGTAAGCCTTCATGTCCCTTTATAGTCTCATCAATTAGTTTGTAAAAGAGGCTAGTATTTTATTTGACAAGGTGATGATTTATTATCATGTTACTGAAAAACTCCACTTGTTTTAAGATCAGTCTTTGTCTAAAAGATTCATGCCATGTTTTTTAGGTGCACATTACACAGGGTGACTATGATGGCAAAGCTGTGATAATCACATGGGTAACAGCTAATGAACCTGGGTCCAACATAGTTCGATATGGCTTGTCAGAAGGAAAATACGATTTCACTGCCAAGGGAACAGTGCAAAACTACACGTTTTACAACTATAAATCTGGATATATTCATCAATGTCTAGTTGATGGTCTTCAGGTACAATTGCCTTTAACTGCTAATTTTGCAGTAACAGTTGATGGGTGCTGTTCATCAATGTATAGGATATCAGGTTCTGTTTGATTATAGACCAACTATCTATTGAGGTGGGCGTTCTTTTTGCAGTATAGCACAAAATACTACTATGAGATTGGAAGTGGTGAAACCTCTAGAAATTTTTGGTTTCAAACACCTCCAGCAATTGATCCAGATTCTTCTCACAAATTTGCAATAATTGGTCAGTGTTCCGTACATCTCTAAATATCTGTGCTCTAAATGTCTTTTTCGTTAGAGAGTGatactttttttaattgatcTATCGAATTTAAAGTCTATGTAAATGCTAATTTGGCAAAGCTAAGTTCTGATTGAGAAAAAAAGTAGTTCGGTTGTCTATTTATGTTCCATGTATTTATACACTAATATTCTTGTTTCTGATGCATCTTTGAGTTACAATGTCCTTCTGTGAACTAATATCTTCTATTGTTACTTGTTATAGGTGATCTTGGCCAAACATATAATTCTCTTTCCACCCTTGAGCATTGTATGCAGACTGGTGCTCAGACTATATTATTCGTTGGAGATCTTTCTTACGCTGATAGATATGACAATCATGACATTGGTGTCCGCTGGGACTCTTGGGGTCAATTTGTTGAACGAAGTGCAGCATATCAACCATGGCTCTGGTCAACTGGAAATCATGAAATTGAGTACTTCCCACATCTGGTAAACTGTGGAGACAACTCTTATCTAATTCATTTGTTATGTCTTTTAACTTTTGCGATAGGGTTTTTTGTGAGCCTCGTGACTGACTTTTCTTTTCTACTTTGTTGATTCATACTGTTTCTGaagtaacattttttttactgtTGATCTTCATTTCCAGTTGCAAAATGTCTTCTGTTGAATGCATCAATGAACGAATGCAaatgcttctttttttattgtttcccgTTCTGTATTTGCCTCCACATTTGCAAAATCTAGCCTAAGACCAGCTGAATCCTTAGTTATTTCCCAAAAGCCTCGAGTAGAATGTCATGGAACCTTGGTTGTTCTGTGCCCTAATAAATAAGTAGTAGTAAGAAAAATATTACTGATACTAGTTTCCTTCAACTGCACTGCTCTATATTTCTGGTGGAGAAACCTTTGTTGCTCTCTCATGTTTGTATCTGAAATACTTGTACTTACCTTCTAATTACTCATGCTGCATCTCTGCACTAAACTTTGCAGATGTTGGATACTTTATCCAACAATGACTTAATTCCACACTTATATAACTTCTGTACATGGCCACTTATTACATGTTTTTTTTGACATTCAGGGGGAGGTTACACCCTTCAGAAATTATCTTCACAGGTATCCTACACCTTTTTCTGCCAGCAAAAGCAGTAGTCCTCTGTGGTATGCCGTGAGGCGGGCATCAGCTCACATTATCGCCCTCTCCAGCTACTCTCCATTTGGTAATTTGTTTGCCAGGTTTAGTATTCTTGTTTTGGTGGTCGGCGAGAAGCTGAGAATGCTGTAAGAACTTCACATCATAACTTGCGCATGCAGTACAAAGATACAATTCATTAATTTCAgttcgattttaaaaaatgatgaatatCTCTtgcattatactccctccgtccccaaagaatatgcacctTGGGTTCatcacgggttttaatgcaaaattggtaaagtaagagagaggtagagagaaaaagtaattaaagtattgttagtggagaatgggtcccacctctttagagagaaaagactttccaaaattagaaagtgtatattcttatgggacggactaaaaaggaaagagtgcatattcttatgggacggagggaataagtGATAACATGAAAATCCCTATTTTGTTCTCCTACAGTGTTTGCAGGTTCAGGGGTAAATGGGGAACCATTATTAATCctcttttttgaaaaaaaaactactgAATTCTCAGACTTAGTCTTTGGAGCCTTATAAATGATACCTCGTGGTTTTCTTCAATAACTCTAAGGCTCCTAAATAAAGCCTATTTGTTTTCATAGGCTTCTAGGTAGCCATATGTTGCCTGATACTTCCATATAATGTACATTGGTAGAAACAAACTAGAAGATGGCTCCAACTATTTGATCTGTGCTTATGACCATGGAAATCTCACATTGTTGGAAGCCATAACTCATAAGTAATTCCAGTCCcggatttaattttttatattcctAGTTCCACACCGAAAACATGAGATGCTTTTCACCATTATGCACAAGTAGAGCTCTTGCATAGGTTAATTAGTACATGTCTTCTCTGTATAGCTTTTGTCTGCACCATCCATACCTTCATTATGTAATTTGCGTATTCCTCAAAATCATGACAGTGAAATATACTCCACAATGGAAATGGCTTGAACAAGAGCTGAAAAAAGTTGACCGGGAGAAGACTCCCTGGCTTATTGTTCTG from Salvia splendens isolate huo1 chromosome 9, SspV2, whole genome shotgun sequence includes:
- the LOC121748676 gene encoding bifunctional purple acid phosphatase 26-like isoform X1 encodes the protein MNPSCAECVLLQLNFLVDVWFSGKELMKIKLLLFSSLLLTSISSGCAGLTSAFIRNEWPSVDIPLNNEVFAVPKGYNAPHQVHITQGDYDGKAVIITWVTANEPGSNIVRYGLSEGKYDFTAKGTVQNYTFYNYKSGYIHQCLVDGLQYSTKYYYEIGSGETSRNFWFQTPPAIDPDSSHKFAIIGDLGQTYNSLSTLEHCMQTGAQTILFVGDLSYADRYDNHDIGVRWDSWGQFVERSAAYQPWLWSTGNHEIEYFPHLGEVTPFRNYLHRYPTPFSASKSSSPLWYAVRRASAHIIALSSYSPFVKYTPQWKWLEQELKKVDREKTPWLIVLMHAPIYNSNQAHFLEAESMKVVFESWFCHYKVDVIFAGHVHAYERSYRISSIQSNVSSSPSSDKSAPVYITVGDGGNQEGLANRFRDPQPDYSAFREASYGHSTLEIKNRTHAFYHWNRNDDGKRVPTDEFVLHNQYWGDGHRRRRKLERYSM
- the LOC121748676 gene encoding bifunctional purple acid phosphatase 26-like isoform X2; translation: MKIKLLLFSSLLLTSISSGCAGLTSAFIRNEWPSVDIPLNNEVFAVPKGYNAPHQVHITQGDYDGKAVIITWVTANEPGSNIVRYGLSEGKYDFTAKGTVQNYTFYNYKSGYIHQCLVDGLQYSTKYYYEIGSGETSRNFWFQTPPAIDPDSSHKFAIIGDLGQTYNSLSTLEHCMQTGAQTILFVGDLSYADRYDNHDIGVRWDSWGQFVERSAAYQPWLWSTGNHEIEYFPHLGEVTPFRNYLHRYPTPFSASKSSSPLWYAVRRASAHIIALSSYSPFVKYTPQWKWLEQELKKVDREKTPWLIVLMHAPIYNSNQAHFLEAESMKVVFESWFCHYKVDVIFAGHVHAYERSYRISSIQSNVSSSPSSDKSAPVYITVGDGGNQEGLANRFRDPQPDYSAFREASYGHSTLEIKNRTHAFYHWNRNDDGKRVPTDEFVLHNQYWGDGHRRRRKLERYSM